tggagggatacaaatgaatggtctagctggcccaatgagcggcacaggcttggagggccgaatggcctgtttcttgtgctgtactgttctttgttctttgacagaaaTGTGCCTTAAAAAGAGTGAGGACTGGGTGCTGAATATTCAGGAATTGTGttcagaaagagatagataagagAAAAAGAGAGGTGGGATGACAATACTGACTAGGGAAGACATTGTAGTGTTGGAGAGTGGAGATGCCCTTGAGGTGACAAGGACACAATCCAGTTGTTTAAAATCTGTAATCAGTGTAAGGGGAACTATTGAGACAAATTGTGAGGGTTAAAATTAATCTCCATTTtcagaggcaaggattaatcaaggatagtcagcattgcTTTGTTAGGgaaagatcatgtctaacaaattagaTTGAATGTTTTGGGGAGGTGTCGATCCTTGTAGATCAGGGCAGTGAGTTGATGtcatccacatggacttcagtaaggcatttgacaatggGAGACTGGTCAAGAAGATATCAGCACATGGGATCCAGTATGATTTGGAAAATTGCATCAACAACTTTCGTAGTGACataaagcagagggtgatggtcacaGGTTGCATGTTCCTTTGTGTTCCAGCTTGTGTAGATTCAGTGGTTTGTGGGTTATTTGGATAGTGTGGGAGGGGGTTGTGTGGGCAAATgtaagatgctgagtcagtgcagacgagATGGGATAAATATCCTCCTTCTCTACTATAgggatgcaaagaacaaagaacaacacagaacAGAAACTGACCCTTTAGCCCACCAAGTTTGTACAGACTCAGACGCCTCTCTGATCTTTGGAACAagtttggtgaacctttgttacTCTTTCTATAACAAAATTattatccttcctcaggtaaggggaccaaaactgcacacagttctccaggtgcagtctaactAAGCTGCCAGACAATTAAAGTAAGACTTCACTTCTGCTGCGCTCAGAACCTTTTACAATAAtgtccaacatatcatttgccttcataattgcCAACTGGACCTGCATGTTAACATCTAGAGTCCTTTTGTACATCTACATTTTCCTATCTTTTGTCTTGACAGGTATATATCACAGGAATAAAACAAATTCATTCACTCACAGATATAAAACACGGTGTCACCTTGATCACACATTAAGTAACAATTCTTCCCTCAGACAGACAAAAGATAATTGTACAATACTGAATAAATTACAATTAATTTCCTGATACTATATACAGGGATAAATATGTAAATGAATCCAAAAATGCTCAATCTGAGTAAGACAGAAAGAGGTAACAGCAATTCCTTTGCTACAAACTGCAGGAATTACTTACCAGGTTACGTATCCAACTGTTGCCATTCACAGAATTACAAATTGAATACTCACACACAGCTGCTGAATATAAACAGGGACAGTCAAATGTACTGGAAATCTACatgaaaaaataaattgaaagatgAACAAATATCAATACATTATGTATTTAGCATGTAGTGTTTATCACAATGTCTGAGAtacatgtaaagttaaagtacagAAGTATCCCACACTTCAACGCAAGAGATAAATGGATAAAGATTGATTCCTACACCCACATGGATAACCAGAGAATCACAGATGTAAAATTAATCCTACTTTCTCAAACTCTCTCGAGACAGATGGAAGAACAAGGAATTCCAAAACATACTAGAGAATGACAACTACAGAATGATACCTACATTTGTTTTGAGAAACAGTGAAGCAAAATGATGTCCACTCTCACACAGTATCACAAGTAGCATCCATGGAATGAACCctgcattcacacacagcaccacagacagacagaaaagcACACTCAGATGTACCAGAGACCGATGCATACAGTATGATTCAGACACTTATACAGTTACTCAATGACACATGCCTGCTGAACCGAAATCAAACTCACATTCACTTCAAGACACAGGTGTGAGCAGAATTTACCCCATATTAACATACACAGTGGAGACTGATATAGTGCATGAGTCTCAAAATTATGTTCAGCCAATCTCACACATGCAAGCTGGCAATCAACAGACAAATACACATTTTGTTTCACATACTGTACCCAATACTTACAGGCACATAATTGATCGCATTCTGTACATGAAATAGAGAGATGCCATTTCAGTCCCAAACTCAGCCTCACtgatttagaatagaatccctccagtgcagaaggatgtcatttgacccatcaagtctacactgactcagcattttacccaggccctatccccataaccccacaaatttaccatggctacatCCTCTaacgacacatcttgggataccaaggggcaattaacatggccaagccgaataacctgcacaactttgaattgtgggaggaaaccagtgcacttggagaaaacccatgcagattagaacatagaacagtacagcacagaacaggcccttcggcccacgatgttgtgccgagctttatctgaaaccaagatcaagctatcccgctccctatcatcctggtgtgctccatgtgcctatccaataaccgcttaagtgttcctaaagtgtctgactccactatcactgcaggcagtccattccacaccccaaccactctctgcgtaaagaacctacctctgatatccttcctgtatctcccaccacgaaccctatagttatgccccgttgtaatagctccatccacccgaggaaatagtctttgaacgttcactctatctatccccttcatcattttataaacctctattaagtctcccctcagcctcctccgctccagagagaacagccctagctccctcaacctttcctcataagacctaccctccaaaccaggcagcatcctggtaaatctcctctgcactctttccaacgcttccacatccttcctatagtgaggtgaccagaactgcacacaatattccaaatgtggtctcaccaaggtcctgtacagttgcagcataaccccacggctcttaaactccaaccccctgttaataaaagctaacacactataggccttcttcacagctctatccacttgagtggcaacctttagagatctgtggatatggaccccaagatctctctgctcctccacagtcttcagaaccctacctttgaccctgtaatccacatttaaattagtcctaccaaaatgaatcacctcacatttatcagggttaaattccctttgccatttttcagcccagctttgcatcctatctatgtctctttgcagcctacaacaaccccccacctcatccactactccaccaatcttggtgtcatcagcaaattcactgatccacccttcagccccctcctctaagtcattaataaaaatgacaaagagcagaggagcaagcactgatccctgcggcactccgctagcaacctgcctccaatccaaaaattttccatccaccaccaccctctgtcttcgatcagacagccagttacctatccaatcggccaactttccctctatcccacacctcctcactttcatcataagccgaccatgggggaccttatcaaacgccttactaaaatccatgtatatgacgtcaactgccctaccttcatcaacacgcttagttacctcctcacaaaattctatcaaatttgtgaggcacgacttgccattcacgaatccgtgctgactatcccggattaatccgcatctttctaaatggtcgtaaatcccatccctaaggaccttttccatcaatttaccaaccaccgaagtaagactaaccggtctataattaccagggtcatttctattccctttcttaaacagaggaacaacattcgccattctccagtcctctggccccatccccgtggacagcgaggacccaaagatcaaagccaaaggctctgcaatctcatcccttgcctcccaaagaatcctaggatacatttaatcaggcccaggggacttatcgaccttcagtttattcaaaactgccaggacatcctccctccgaacatctcaggggagaatatgcaaactccacaaagacaggcgTCCGAGGCCAGaaacgaacctgggtccatggcattgtgaggcagctgtctaaccattgtgtcacctgtTCTTGCAGTGTACTTCACAAATGGtgcacactgtgtgtgaatggttgAGGGAGTAAATGCTGAAGCTGATGAATGGTTTGCAAGTGAAACCACAAACTAGATTTGTTTCTGAGATTCTTtggtgttgttggaggtgcactgaccagtgagtggagagtattccatcccttACCTAAATGTGGAATTCAATTgtggaatgccttttggaaaataGGAGGTCAGTCACTAGCTATGGACATGCTCTGTTCTATTTTTAAAGCCACAGTCATATTGTGACAGGGTACAAGAAATACCTTGTACCCATTTATCGTTAATGACAGTCACAGAATGATGACCATGCTAAAGCATAATTAGAagataagaaattggagcaagagtcggccattcagctcttcgagtccACATTGCCatacagtgagatcatgactgattttccacttcaacaccattttcctgaactatccccgtaacccttggtgTTTTTGAcatgtagaaatctatcaatctcactcttgaacatatttaatgattaAATCTCCTCATATCTCTGCGCATTGCATTCTATCTGCAAAATTGTTGCCCATTCGCTCAGCCTCTTCAAATACACACAAAGAGTCTTTGCCTCCTTTTCACAACTCACATATCCACCTTGTTTGTGACAGCTaccaatttggaaatattacctttaatcccaaatcattgatacataGATTGGAAATAGCAGtggcccaaacactgatccttgtggtagccCACTTGTCATAGCCTGCTaacttgaaaatgacccatttgttccTACTCTCAGTTCTCTGTCCATCAGCTCGTTCTCAGTCTATTCCAGGATattctctcccccagccccctcctccccagccccctccaaccccccccagccccctccacccccccagccccctcctcccccaagcccccagccacccccctccccaaccacccccccccccccccccctccattccacGTGCTCTCATTTTCTTTATTTGCCTCTGGTGTGGAACCGTATCAAGGCTTGTAGCCAGTAATATCCAATTCTAATTCCACTTCTTCTTGCAGTCAGCTTTTTGTTTTAGCAACAATGTCAATGTGGCTGTTGCTCATCAAACTTATTCCCCTTCCACACGCCCAGATATTGTACACTGCCAGCTCCCGGTGATGGACGGAAGTAAAGCAGAGGAAGGGGAAATGTATGAACAGTATCAGCAGTCTGATAGAGTGATGTGGGATTAGCAGCAGAGAGAATGCGCTGGTgcggcagagggagtgagagagtcagggggttgggtggatCGGGGCGGACAAGGGGAAAGGACGGATTGACAACAGACTGGTTACTGCCCAAATCCACAAActatgtgtttgtgtctctgaactaaccaatcagagagagagcgtTACGAATTGACATCACTGTGAATGAGCCAATGGGGAACGGGGCTTTCAGCCATCCTTCATTAGCATAGGCCTCTGCTTTGGTCTATAAAAGAGGAGTTCCGAGCGCGACTCAGTGATTCTGTGTCTGAAATTAACTGTGAGGATGGTTGATGAGAAGAAAGCAGCTCCGAAGAAGGGGGCGAAGAAAGTGATTAAGAAACCGGTAGTAAAGGGCGGCAAGAAGCGGCGAAAGTcgaggaaggagagttactccatctacatctacaaagtgatgaagcaggttcaccccgacaccggcatctcctccaaggccatgagcatcatgaactcgttcgtgaacgatattttcgagcgcatcgcgggtgaggcttcccgcctggcccattacaacaagcgcagcaccatcagctcccgggagatccagaccgccgtgcgcctgctgctgcccggggaactggccaagcacgccgtgtcggaagggacaaaggcggtgaccaagtacaccagctccaagtaaaaccCCCCATGGACTGAATAACATCCCAaacacaacggctcttttaagagccactcACAATCTCCCTGAAAAAGCTGTATCATCCATTTAGTTTCAATTAATCTTTCACTCTGAAGCGTCTCGAACAATCTAATTGTTGTTTTTACTGTTGATCAATGATAGGTACTGAGTAATGCAAGTTGATCGCCCAGCGTCTGATTAATAATGtttcattaattaattaattggttTCCGACCGCCTCTGCACTTAGATCTCAGAGGCCCGTTTCCCCGActttagagagggagagagagagctaatGGAGCAAATGTGTCAGCTTCCAATTCTGTTCCAGTTTGGTCTTGATAATCGATCAGTTTATTCCCTATCAGCCCCGGTTGTGCAGGAACCTCAGTCTCGGCACTGGTCAATTTACACCGAAAATGTTCACTCCCCTCTTGATTCTCACGAATATGGAGAACATCCCGTCCGTTTACAGAACGATGTCAATGAGACTTTCTGGCGGCGAGTTCGAGTTTTAAAAAGGGCCGAGATTAACCCCGAATGGATCCAGGATTCTAAAAGCAAATCTGCAACTTGGGATAAAATGTGAAATGGTGCAAACACAGACTGATGTTTTAAACACTTTGTTGTTCGACAGTTAATTATTGAGAGATTTTATTTGAAATGTATTTCTTGTTTTATAAATACATCTGCGAACTTTTCAAAAATGAATCGTGAAAATTTTGTTATTTTCGACTTATTTTCCGAAAAACCCAGGCTGAAAATCAGAAACTGCCAGATACAGGTTAACTATAGACTGGggaaggagagaaagggagattcTTACATTACTCAAAATTAATTCACCATTACCGATTCGTATAATTTTCGAAACTCGTGTTCTTTCCGCTTTGGCGGCTTTTAGAGTTTGAAATGAAATCGGTTGGAATCTGAGATTTTGGCGCCGTTATTTTCCGCCCTCACTCCGTGGGCTCTCCGGATTGGTGAGTTAAGCAGATTTCTGATTGGTCATATGaacaagatgctgagaggcagcaacaaAGTGACCAATCAGCAATGTCCGCACCTCCATTCCTCCCGGAGCTATAAGAGAAGCGAAAGGGAGTGGATTTCAGCATTCTttgtgaaagtgtttgtgagattgcgcagatgtctggaagaggaaagagcggcgggaaagctcgggccaaggccaagtctcgctcctcccgggctggatTGCAGTTCCCCGTGGGCCGTGTTCACAGGCACCTGAGAAAGGGCAACTATGCTGAGCGTGTGGGTGCCGGAGCCCCGGTCTATCTGGCTGCTGTGCTCGAGTATCTGACcgctgaaatcctggagctggccgggaacgcggcccgggacaacaagaagacccgcatcatccccagacacctgcagctggccgtccgcaacgacgaggagctcaacaagctgctgggaggagtgACCATCGCTCAGGGCGGGGTGCTGCCCAATATCCAGGCCGTGCTGCTGCCCAAGAAAACTTCTGCGGCCTCGTCCAAGAGCAAGTGAAGCGACCATTCTTTAATCTGAtgaacccaaaggctcttttcagagccactcactttTTCTGGAAAAGGGCGATCTATTGTTTGCCCCTCAGATGCTGCGCTGCTATTCACAGTCCAGCTGTTTCCCGCTTTGTTTTATCAATCCGGAGTTCCCCCTGTGTACGATagtaaatagaccccatcagtctcgcagcagatagaggaattcatcaggcgaatacaCCATCCACATTACGATAGTATTGTCACAGGCAGTATTTTAATGCATGCAAGTTGCTGTTTTTTATTAATAGTTGATATCTGGAACTCGGGTTCTGATTTCAGTTAATCAACAATTTCATCATTTGCGCCGTTTTTTGTGCAGCAAATAACCATCTGTGCAAACTAAGACTTTATTCCATTCTTACACAGGTTGTTACAGGTACAGAGAGGATTTGAAGTCTTTCTTCCTCCACTTAGTGCGTTAGACTCGATCTCTGTCCCTTTTCTCTCAAGCCCATTCAGATTTAACACACAAGCTCACAGGATCAGTGAAAGGGCTGCTTCCTGGCAGCAGGGAGTCAGAGATGGAGTTATTGTCACGGTGGATTGATCTGTTTCTGATGTGTTTACTGATGTTTTCAGTTCCCTCTCTATATTGAGCTCAAGTGAATAATTGAACGACATGGTGTCAGAATCAAGGTTTTTATAAATCCTTCAGTTTGCTTCATACCGAGTCTATCCCGGTGCATTATCGACAACAAGGAAGAATTTCGCAGTTGGAGAATGATATATTTTCCTCTGTCGGATGATCTGGGCGTCGCTCCCGGAACAGAGTAAAGGCGGGAATGAAGAGGTTATTCTCGGGCTGATCTGTTTCTTCCGCAGTTTTCCCAGAGGACGGAATCAGCGAGATTTCTGCACACACAGGACCTGAGTCCATTGCAGCGCTTTAAGATCTGCCTCCCCCCGGCCCTCCCTATTCTCCAGACACAAAGCTGCCTGTTCCACCGGCGGGATCGGGCCGGGGATTCTCTCCGCACTTCCCATTGTAACATTCCCGGCCGCTTTCAGGGGATAGGATCAGAAATCAGCcgtttccctctgtccctgtgaagCCTGTGTGAAGGGGTTGGTTGGTGATCTCTATGTTTCTGCTTTTCCACTGAGCTGAGATTTGCTCCGTTTTAAATTGCGGAACGGGGTCTGATTACCGCGGGTTCTCGATAAGAGATTGAGAAATTCAAACTGTTCCTAAAATAGCGCCAGGATTCTGTGGCggaaaatacaataaacagattataaagtgtgagattgaaatagtttcctgaacattcaggcgttcggttattttgtatttttcctgcactgaaattgGCGGGCTTTTCCAATTTGAAAATGTGAACCA
This DNA window, taken from Mustelus asterias unplaced genomic scaffold, sMusAst1.hap1.1 HAP1_SCAFFOLD_194, whole genome shotgun sequence, encodes the following:
- the LOC144485431 gene encoding histone H2A-like — protein: MSGRGKSGGKARAKAKSRSSRAGLQFPVGRVHRHLRKGNYAERVGAGAPVYLAAVLEYLTAEILELAGNAARDNKKTRIIPRHLQLAVRNDEELNKLLGGVTIAQGGVLPNIQAVLLPKKTSAASSKSK
- the LOC144485412 gene encoding histone H2B 1/2; translated protein: MVDEKKAAPKKGAKKVIKKPVVKGGKKRRKSRKESYSIYIYKVMKQVHPDTGISSKAMSIMNSFVNDIFERIAGEASRLAHYNKRSTISSREIQTAVRLLLPGELAKHAVSEGTKAVTKYTSSK